A genomic stretch from Halichoerus grypus chromosome 7, mHalGry1.hap1.1, whole genome shotgun sequence includes:
- the CD5L gene encoding CD5 antigen-like has translation MALLFSLILAICTGPGLLDAHPTSHPFGGSSSSVRLVGGDHRCEGRVEVQQAGEWGTVCDDGWDKNDAAVVCRELGCGAVKRAISGTSYGPLTQEDQKIFIQEFKCNGMEESLSQCEREDFFDCTHEEDAGAVCGFEENVRLVDGPKRCQGRVEVKHQGQWKTVCKASWSFAATKVVCRQLGCGRAMLTRKCCNKATQGQGPIWLRKASCSGKEISLQDCPSGVWERNNCTHDEDMWVECEDPFELQLVGGDSRCAGRLEVLHKGEWGTVCDDGWGEEADQVVCRQLGCGESLSPSAKFRRRFGPGVGRIWLDDVACSGEERSLEQCPHRFWGQHNCNHAEDVAVVCAEQ, from the exons ATGGCTCTGCTATTTTCCTTGATCCTCG CCATTTGCACCGGACCTGGTCTCTTAG ATGCCCATCCAACCTCCCATCCCTTTGGAGGGTCTTCATCCAGTGTGCGGCTGGTGGGAGGTGACCACCGCTGTGAAGGGCGGGTGGAGGTACAGCAGGCCGGCGAGTGGGGCACCGTGTGTGATGATGGCTGGGACAAGAACGATGCAGCTGTGGTGTGCCGGGAGCTGGGCTGTGGAGCCGTCAAGAGGGCAATCAGTGGTACTTCATACGGGCCACTGACACAAGAAGATCAAAAAATCTTCATCCAAGAATTCAAATGCAATGGCATGGAAGAGAGCCTGTCTCAGTGTGAAAGGGAAGATTTTTTCGACTGCACCCACGAGGAGGACGCAGGAGCTGTATGTGGGT TCGAAGAGAATGTGCGGCTGGTTGATGGCCCCAAGCGCTGCCAGGGCCGAGTAGAGGTGAAGCACCAAGGGCAGTGGAAAACTGTGTGCAAAGCAAGCTGGAGCTTTGCAGCCACCAAAGTGGTATGCCGGCAGCTGGGATGTGGACGGGCCATGCTGACCCGGAAATGCTGCAACAAAGCCACCCAGGGCCAAGGGCCCATCTGGTTGAGAAAGGCATCATGCTCAGGAAAAGAAATCAGCCTTCAGGATTGCCCTTCTGGGGTTTGGGAAAGGAACAACTGCACCCATGATGAGGACATGTGGGTGGAATGTGAAG ATCCCTTTGAACTGCAGCTGGTAGGAGGAGACAGCCGCTGCGCCGGGAGGCTGGAGGTGCTGCACAAGGGCGAGTGGGGCACTGTCTGTGACGATGGCTGGGGAGAAGAAGCCGACCAGGTGGTATGCAGGCAGCTGGGTTGTGGGGAgtccctctctccatctgccaAATTCCGGAGAAGATTTGGCCCTGGGGTCGGCCGCATCTGGCTGGATGACGTTGCTTGCTCAGGGGAGGAGAGGTCTCTGGAGCAGTGCCCGCACAGGTTTTGGGGCCAACACAATTGCAACCATGCAGAGGACGTGGCTGTGGTCTGTGCAG AACAGTAG